A genome region from Thermoplasmata archaeon includes the following:
- a CDS encoding DUF58 domain-containing protein — translation MRTPLASALVAVALIALLGGLALRSWPLVLLALPPLVVLALGSLDPPSRPALQVARTVSRDRLSVGVNADVHLRISNEDAAIALLECLDTLPTELAVVRGANHTILSLGAGETADLAYTVRPTLKGEFTLGPLRVRALDPLGLGVEDLVVPTTSTMIVAPGIESLARVSLGPRRTRPWFGHVPSRHIGAGSEFWGVREYVSGDDVRRINWKASARFDALYSNEYQGERSGDVVILLDARAESAVGTVTGNAVEVGVRAALGVAEHVLESKNRVGLIVQREVLDWVPPAFGRKQLYRILDHLIHVRAGGEWPFSFVAWVLSRYFPRDSLVVLISPLTDRTALDSVTSLVARGYDVTILSPSPLEIERAAFAHTPEQETAYRILRMERANLVSHLRSVAQVVDWDPATPLALPLRRMRTWPRPV, via the coding sequence ATGCGGACGCCGCTCGCGAGCGCCCTCGTCGCGGTCGCCCTCATCGCGCTCCTCGGCGGCCTCGCGTTGCGGAGCTGGCCGCTCGTCCTGCTCGCGCTCCCGCCCCTCGTCGTCCTCGCCCTCGGCTCCCTAGATCCGCCGTCGCGACCCGCGCTCCAGGTGGCCCGGACCGTGTCGCGGGACCGGCTCTCCGTGGGCGTCAACGCGGACGTCCACCTGCGCATCTCGAACGAGGATGCCGCAATCGCCTTGCTCGAGTGCCTCGACACGCTGCCGACCGAGCTCGCGGTGGTCCGCGGAGCGAATCACACGATCCTGTCCCTGGGGGCCGGGGAGACCGCGGACCTCGCGTACACGGTCCGTCCGACCCTGAAAGGGGAGTTCACCCTGGGGCCCTTGCGCGTACGCGCCCTGGACCCCCTCGGCCTGGGGGTCGAGGACCTCGTCGTGCCGACGACGTCCACGATGATCGTGGCCCCCGGGATCGAGTCCCTGGCCCGCGTTAGCCTGGGCCCGCGCCGCACCCGCCCCTGGTTCGGCCACGTGCCGTCGCGGCACATCGGGGCGGGCTCCGAGTTCTGGGGGGTCCGCGAGTACGTCTCCGGGGACGACGTGCGGCGGATCAACTGGAAGGCCTCCGCGCGGTTCGACGCCCTGTACTCGAACGAGTACCAGGGGGAGCGCTCGGGGGACGTCGTGATCCTCCTGGACGCCCGGGCGGAGAGCGCGGTGGGCACGGTGACGGGCAACGCCGTGGAAGTGGGCGTGCGCGCGGCCTTGGGCGTCGCCGAGCACGTCCTCGAATCGAAGAACCGGGTCGGGCTCATCGTCCAGCGCGAGGTCCTCGACTGGGTGCCGCCCGCGTTCGGACGCAAGCAGCTCTACCGGATCCTGGACCACCTGATCCACGTGCGGGCGGGCGGGGAGTGGCCCTTCTCGTTCGTGGCCTGGGTTCTCTCGCGGTACTTCCCGCGGGACTCCCTGGTCGTGCTCATCTCGCCCCTGACGGACCGGACCGCGCTCGATTCCGTGACGAGCCTCGTGGCCCGGGGGTACGACGTGACGATCCTCTCGCCCTCGCCGCTGGAGATCGAGCGCGCGGCGTTCGCCCACACGCCGGAGCAGGAGACCGCGTACCGGATCCTGCGGATGGAGCGGGCCAACCTGGTGTCCCACCTCCGCTCCGTGGCCCAGGTCGTGGATTGGGACCCCGCGACGCCCCTGGCATTGCCGCTACGGAGGATGCGGACATGGCCTCGACCCGTATGA
- a CDS encoding MoxR family ATPase — translation MNVGSVAERGKAVMDELEHVIVGKRPVLERVLWGVLSDGHVLIEDVPGVAKTLIAKSFAAALGLSFRRVQFTPDLLPADITGTYVFDRKTGEFVLRRGPIFTNVLLADEINRAPPKTQSSLLEAMQERQATLEGQTFPLEPPFFVLATQNPIEHEGTYPLPEAQVDRFLLRIDVGYPTPEQEVEILRRREERRSDDMPVRAITTADEVRALQAAVETVHVDPAVDAYMVAIVGATRTHSQVEIGASPRGSLALLKLSRARAALGNRDFITPDDVKAVAPYALAHRMILKPDPWIRGVRTTAVLQDVLNQVPVPKVP, via the coding sequence ATGAACGTGGGCAGCGTTGCGGAGCGCGGGAAGGCCGTGATGGACGAGCTGGAGCACGTCATCGTGGGGAAGCGGCCCGTCCTGGAGCGCGTGCTCTGGGGCGTCCTCTCCGACGGCCACGTCCTGATCGAGGACGTCCCCGGCGTGGCGAAGACCCTGATTGCGAAGTCCTTCGCCGCGGCCCTCGGCCTCTCGTTTCGGCGCGTCCAATTCACGCCCGACCTCCTGCCCGCGGACATCACGGGCACATACGTGTTCGACCGGAAGACCGGGGAGTTCGTCCTGCGACGCGGTCCCATCTTCACGAACGTCCTCCTGGCGGACGAGATCAACCGTGCGCCGCCGAAGACCCAGTCCTCCCTCCTCGAGGCCATGCAGGAGCGTCAGGCCACCCTGGAGGGCCAGACGTTCCCCCTCGAACCGCCGTTCTTCGTCCTCGCGACCCAGAACCCCATCGAGCACGAGGGGACGTACCCGCTCCCCGAGGCCCAGGTGGACCGCTTCCTCTTGCGGATCGACGTGGGCTACCCGACGCCCGAACAGGAGGTCGAGATCCTCCGCCGCCGCGAGGAGCGGCGGTCCGACGACATGCCCGTCCGCGCCATCACGACCGCGGACGAGGTCCGTGCCCTCCAGGCGGCCGTGGAGACGGTCCATGTCGACCCCGCCGTGGATGCCTACATGGTGGCCATCGTCGGCGCCACTCGGACCCACAGCCAGGTGGAGATCGGGGCAAGCCCCCGCGGCTCCCTCGCCCTGCTCAAGCTGTCCCGGGCCCGGGCCGCCCTCGGGAACCGCGATTTCATCACCCCGGACGATGTGAAGGCCGTCGCGCCGTACGCCCTGGCGCACCGGATGATCCTGAAGCCGGACCCCTGGATCCGCGGGGTGCGCACGACCGCGGTGCTCCAGGACGTCCTGAACCAGGTGCCCGTCCCCAAGGTGCCGTGA
- a CDS encoding DUF4129 domain-containing protein yields the protein MPSTSRGRAAWAIPLLLFLAMLLAAGLAFNLANLNTGGEQMPGPGTPGTTAANPWGLFDPIVAQLVFGVAIAGLVVAFVLALLLRQRGVRAKRVLKPTTWADVVAMILAFGIFMALLLLWPQIVSRVGRTGSAGNVSGNGGANATAIPSAGGIPLGIFLAAAVFGAVVALALFLRVGLNLGRRGPAGPIRQGRLAAVRAVETAISELQLGGDVRTVVLACYARFCYFLGARGIAEQEPLTPRELEGLAITRLAVSHDSAESLTSLFEEARYSEHALGESDRDRAVQSLEQIRADLGV from the coding sequence GTGCCGTCGACGTCGCGGGGGAGGGCCGCGTGGGCCATCCCCCTCCTGCTCTTCCTAGCCATGCTCCTCGCGGCGGGGCTGGCCTTCAACCTGGCCAACCTGAACACGGGCGGCGAGCAGATGCCCGGGCCGGGGACGCCGGGGACCACCGCGGCGAACCCTTGGGGCCTGTTCGACCCGATCGTCGCGCAGCTCGTCTTCGGAGTCGCGATCGCCGGCCTGGTCGTCGCGTTCGTCCTCGCCCTGCTGCTGCGCCAGCGAGGAGTCCGCGCGAAGCGGGTCCTGAAGCCCACGACCTGGGCCGACGTGGTCGCGATGATCCTCGCGTTCGGGATCTTCATGGCGCTCCTCCTGCTTTGGCCTCAGATCGTGTCTCGGGTAGGGAGAACCGGGAGCGCGGGGAACGTGAGCGGGAATGGCGGCGCGAACGCGACCGCCATCCCGTCCGCGGGCGGCATCCCGCTCGGTATCTTCCTCGCCGCCGCAGTGTTCGGGGCCGTCGTGGCCCTCGCCCTCTTCCTCCGCGTGGGCCTGAACCTTGGACGCCGCGGCCCGGCGGGTCCGATCCGGCAGGGGCGCCTCGCGGCGGTCCGGGCCGTGGAGACCGCGATCAGCGAGCTCCAACTCGGGGGCGACGTGCGCACGGTCGTCCTCGCGTGCTACGCGCGCTTCTGCTACTTCCTCGGGGCACGCGGGATCGCCGAGCAGGAGCCGCTCACGCCGCGAGAGCTCGAGGGCTTGGCCATCACGCGCCTCGCGGTGTCCCACGATTCCGCGGAGTCCTTGACCTCCCTGTTCGAGGAAGCGCGCTACAGCGAGCACGCGCTCGGGGAGTCGGATCGGGATCGCGCCGTCCAGAGCCTCGAGCAGATCCGGGCGGACCTGGGGGTGTGA
- a CDS encoding winged helix-turn-helix domain-containing protein, whose product MRTPMLPAPSTITLDQESFKALASEVRVDILKRLDERRQTVTDLSSLLSLSKPTLLEHLEKLQTAGLVKRVDEGRKWIYYELTAKGRKLLHPEKVAIVLALSSAIALVAIGIFLLLFASPGGLFAAPANNYMGSPIAGPAADRSVLGLPNAFAAGALVAFILALASVVLAAVFVWLGRRRRERFFSELAGSQS is encoded by the coding sequence ATGCGAACCCCGATGCTTCCGGCACCGTCCACGATTACGTTGGACCAAGAGAGCTTCAAGGCCCTCGCCTCCGAGGTCCGCGTGGACATCCTAAAGAGGCTCGACGAGCGGCGGCAGACGGTCACGGACCTGAGCTCCCTCCTCTCCCTGAGCAAGCCGACCCTCCTCGAGCACCTGGAGAAGCTGCAGACCGCGGGCCTCGTGAAGCGCGTGGACGAGGGCCGCAAGTGGATCTACTACGAGCTCACCGCGAAAGGCCGGAAGCTGCTGCATCCCGAGAAGGTCGCCATCGTCCTCGCCCTCTCGAGTGCGATTGCCCTCGTAGCCATCGGCATCTTCCTCCTGCTCTTCGCCTCGCCGGGAGGCCTCTTCGCGGCCCCCGCGAACAACTACATGGGCTCGCCGATTGCCGGACCGGCAGCCGACCGCAGCGTGCTGGGGCTCCCGAATGCCTTCGCCGCGGGCGCGCTCGTCGCCTTCATCCTGGCCCTCGCGTCCGTGGTGTTGGCCGCCGTCTTCGTCTGGCTCGGTCGTCGCCGGCGGGAACGGTTCTTCTCCGAGCTCGCGGGCTCCCAATCTTGA
- a CDS encoding cupin domain-containing protein, producing MGTVAAAEKVNLREKLGRIHELWSPKILAQVNDAYLKLVKVKGEYVWHDHKREDELFLVVRGRITVQFRDHDVELVEGEFVVVPKGVEHRPVAEQEADVLLIEPTTTVNTGNVREARTQTELEWI from the coding sequence GTGGGGACCGTGGCGGCGGCGGAGAAGGTCAACCTGCGCGAGAAGCTCGGGAGGATCCACGAACTGTGGAGCCCGAAGATCCTGGCCCAGGTGAACGATGCGTACCTGAAGCTCGTCAAGGTGAAGGGCGAATACGTGTGGCACGACCACAAGCGGGAGGACGAGCTGTTCCTGGTCGTGCGCGGCCGGATCACCGTGCAGTTCCGCGACCACGACGTGGAACTCGTTGAGGGCGAATTCGTCGTCGTCCCGAAGGGAGTCGAACATCGCCCCGTGGCGGAGCAAGAGGCGGACGTCCTCCTGATCGAACCCACCACGACCGTGAACACGGGGAACGTGCGCGAGGCGCGGACGCAGACGGAGCTCGAGTGGATCTGA
- the fsa gene encoding fructose-6-phosphate aldolase, producing the protein MVKIFLDTANIDEIREAASWGVLDGVTTNPSLVAKTGRKWAEVVQDILALVDGPISLEVTSTQADEMIKEGRKLAKLHKNVVVKIQMTTEGLKAIKALSKEGVRINTTLIFSANQAILAAKAGAKYVSPFIGRLDDQGQEGMQVIREIVQIFRNYDWECEVLVASIRHPLHVIEAAKRGADIVTVPFDVLKKMAGHTLTDVGLKRFLDDWQKVPK; encoded by the coding sequence ATGGTCAAGATCTTCCTCGATACCGCGAACATCGACGAGATCCGCGAGGCGGCCTCGTGGGGCGTCCTCGACGGGGTCACGACGAACCCCAGCCTCGTCGCGAAGACGGGGCGGAAGTGGGCGGAGGTCGTTCAGGACATCCTCGCCCTCGTGGACGGCCCGATCAGCCTCGAGGTCACGTCGACCCAGGCGGACGAGATGATCAAGGAGGGCCGCAAGCTCGCGAAGCTCCACAAGAACGTCGTCGTGAAGATCCAGATGACCACGGAGGGCCTCAAGGCGATCAAGGCCCTGTCCAAGGAGGGCGTCCGGATCAACACGACCCTGATCTTCAGCGCGAACCAAGCCATCCTGGCCGCCAAGGCGGGCGCCAAGTACGTGAGCCCCTTCATCGGCCGCCTGGACGACCAGGGCCAGGAGGGGATGCAGGTCATCCGGGAGATCGTCCAGATCTTCCGCAACTACGACTGGGAGTGCGAGGTGCTCGTCGCCTCCATCCGCCATCCGCTCCACGTGATCGAGGCGGCGAAGCGCGGTGCGGACATCGTCACCGTGCCCTTCGACGTTCTCAAGAAGATGGCGGGGCACACCCTGACCGACGTGGGCCTGAAGCGCTTCCTGGACGACTGGCAGAAGGTCCCGAAGTAG
- a CDS encoding MFS transporter, whose protein sequence is MAARPSLWRHRDFMLLWIGQSVSRLGDQFTGFALPVLAVVTLHPGAGEMGVLAAAGTLPFLLFGLLVGVWVDRLRKRPVLIVGDLGRGILVGSIALLGFAHLLQMTYLYAFSFAVGVLTVFFDIAYQAYLPVLVPRETLTDANSKLETTSTMAQVAGPSLAGVVVELFTAPAAMVFDAFSFFFSTGAMLRIRKDEPRSERSARGSLRADLREGLHVVLGEPRLRMIAGCTGTSNFFSSALFALFVLYAIDELGFSPLALGIVQAIGAAGGVAGALAATPIANRVGVGWAIIVGAVLFGFAAIPIPLAAGSLAFWIIGASLALTSFGSLLYNINQVSFRQTIVPIRLQGRLNATMRTIVWGTLPLGGLAGGILGETFGLRQAILIAAIGGCFAFLWVLLSPVRAIREMPEPAA, encoded by the coding sequence GTGGCAGCCCGGCCGTCCCTTTGGCGGCACCGCGACTTCATGCTCCTCTGGATTGGCCAGAGTGTATCCCGGCTCGGCGACCAGTTCACGGGGTTCGCGCTCCCCGTTCTCGCGGTCGTCACGCTCCACCCGGGTGCGGGTGAGATGGGTGTCCTTGCCGCGGCGGGCACCTTGCCCTTCCTCCTGTTCGGCCTCCTGGTCGGCGTGTGGGTGGACCGCCTCCGGAAGCGGCCCGTCCTCATCGTGGGCGACCTCGGACGCGGGATTCTCGTGGGCTCGATCGCCCTCCTCGGCTTCGCGCACCTCCTGCAGATGACGTACCTGTATGCCTTCTCCTTCGCGGTGGGCGTACTCACCGTGTTCTTCGACATCGCGTACCAGGCGTACCTGCCCGTGCTCGTTCCGCGCGAAACCCTGACGGACGCGAACAGCAAGCTCGAGACGACGAGCACGATGGCCCAGGTCGCCGGCCCGAGCCTCGCGGGCGTCGTCGTCGAGCTGTTCACCGCGCCCGCCGCCATGGTCTTCGATGCGTTCTCCTTCTTCTTCTCGACCGGCGCGATGCTGCGCATCCGGAAGGACGAACCCAGGTCCGAGCGGTCGGCGCGAGGTTCCCTCCGGGCGGACCTCCGCGAGGGTCTCCATGTCGTCCTCGGAGAACCGCGGTTGCGGATGATCGCCGGCTGCACGGGCACCTCGAACTTCTTCTCGAGCGCGCTCTTCGCCCTCTTTGTCCTGTACGCGATCGACGAGCTCGGCTTCTCCCCGCTCGCCCTGGGCATCGTCCAGGCCATCGGCGCAGCGGGCGGCGTGGCGGGGGCGCTCGCCGCCACGCCCATCGCGAACCGAGTGGGCGTGGGCTGGGCCATCATCGTGGGCGCGGTGCTGTTTGGGTTCGCGGCAATCCCCATCCCGCTCGCGGCCGGCTCGCTTGCGTTCTGGATCATCGGGGCCAGCCTCGCGCTGACGTCGTTCGGCAGCCTCCTGTACAACATCAACCAGGTCAGCTTCCGTCAGACGATCGTCCCCATCCGGCTCCAGGGGCGGTTGAATGCCACGATGCGCACGATCGTATGGGGCACCTTGCCCCTGGGTGGCCTCGCGGGCGGCATCCTGGGGGAGACGTTCGGCCTCCGGCAGGCAATCCTCATCGCTGCGATCGGCGGTTGCTTCGCGTTCCTCTGGGTCCTCCTGTCCCCCGTCCGCGCCATCCGGGAGATGCCCGAGCCGGCCGCTTGA
- a CDS encoding DoxX family protein → MGAYANESEHKTLVQTLFGKSLKSGRAWSIFALRLALGFMFLYGGYEKIETELGGKLATSGFLSHVGGPIAFLFTSMSGNLAVEYLLVYGELLIGISLIFGVATRVGGVSGALVSALLYLSTLPAMSKGFTGSYFSFLLSSNALVSQYVIYILLFVAFVFLVPGRFLGFDGILQNLGFVERRPLLKRIVTALG, encoded by the coding sequence ATGGGGGCTTACGCAAACGAGAGCGAGCACAAGACACTGGTGCAAACCTTGTTCGGGAAGAGCCTCAAGTCCGGGCGGGCCTGGTCCATCTTCGCCCTGCGCCTGGCACTTGGGTTCATGTTCCTGTACGGGGGCTATGAGAAGATTGAGACCGAGCTGGGTGGCAAGCTGGCGACGTCGGGATTCCTGTCCCATGTGGGCGGACCTATCGCGTTCCTGTTCACGAGCATGTCGGGCAACCTGGCCGTGGAATACCTCCTGGTGTACGGCGAACTCCTGATCGGGATCTCCCTGATCTTCGGGGTCGCCACTCGGGTCGGCGGGGTCAGCGGCGCCCTCGTGAGCGCGCTCCTGTACCTGTCCACGCTCCCCGCGATGAGCAAGGGATTCACGGGCTCGTACTTCTCCTTCCTCCTGTCGAGCAACGCGCTCGTGAGCCAGTACGTGATCTACATCCTGCTCTTCGTCGCGTTCGTGTTCCTGGTCCCCGGCCGGTTCCTCGGATTCGACGGGATTCTCCAGAACCTCGGGTTCGTCGAGCGCCGGCCGCTCCTGAAGCGGATCGTAACGGCCCTCGGCTGA
- a CDS encoding transketolase C-terminal domain-containing protein, with product MTLPQPWKSESPRGYFGKALVEAGKRNEDVVVVGADTTESIKTVDFGKAFPERLFQVGIAEPNMMSIAAGLAAAGKIAFASTYSVFGSAHTYNIIRQNVAYTKLNVKIFCSHAGLSVGPDGATHQINEDIGLMRGLPGMTVLVPADGPETARCVDAAVATQGPVYCRFSRSNVPTLTGPEDRFQVGKATVMRDGSDITLIGCGTMVSRCLVAAEALAREKVSARVINLSTVKPLDVATVDRAARETGGIVTAEEHSTVHGIGGAVASAVVENHPVPMAFVGVHDVFGESGEAEELFSKYGLTAAKVAEAAHGVMKRRGR from the coding sequence GTGACCCTGCCGCAGCCGTGGAAGAGCGAGAGCCCGCGCGGGTACTTCGGCAAGGCCCTCGTCGAGGCCGGGAAGCGGAACGAGGACGTTGTCGTCGTGGGGGCGGACACCACGGAGTCCATCAAGACCGTGGACTTCGGCAAGGCGTTCCCCGAGCGGCTGTTCCAGGTGGGGATCGCGGAGCCCAACATGATGAGCATCGCCGCGGGACTGGCGGCCGCGGGGAAGATCGCCTTCGCCTCCACGTACTCCGTGTTCGGCAGCGCGCACACGTACAACATCATCCGCCAGAACGTCGCGTACACGAAGCTCAACGTGAAGATCTTCTGCTCCCATGCGGGGCTCAGCGTCGGCCCCGACGGAGCCACGCACCAGATCAACGAGGACATCGGCCTCATGCGCGGTCTCCCAGGGATGACCGTCCTGGTGCCTGCGGACGGCCCGGAGACGGCCCGGTGCGTGGACGCCGCGGTGGCCACCCAGGGGCCCGTCTACTGCCGGTTCTCCCGGTCCAACGTCCCGACCCTCACGGGGCCCGAGGATCGCTTCCAAGTCGGGAAGGCCACCGTGATGCGGGACGGCTCCGACATCACGCTCATCGGCTGCGGCACGATGGTGTCCCGCTGCCTTGTCGCCGCGGAGGCGCTCGCCAGGGAGAAGGTGAGCGCCCGCGTGATCAACCTGTCGACCGTGAAGCCCCTCGACGTGGCCACCGTGGACAGAGCGGCGCGGGAGACCGGTGGCATCGTGACCGCGGAGGAGCACTCGACGGTCCATGGCATTGGCGGCGCGGTGGCCTCCGCCGTGGTCGAGAACCATCCGGTCCCCATGGCGTTCGTCGGCGTGCACGACGTCTTCGGGGAGAGCGGGGAGGCCGAAGAGCTGTTCTCGAAGTACGGCCTGACCGCCGCGAAGGTCGCGGAGGCGGCCCACGGCGTCATGAAACGCCGCGGCCGCTGA
- a CDS encoding transketolase: protein MAEITEETIADLKKQATILRRHIIEMTHHAQSGHPGGSLSACDLVTALYFHVLRVDPKNPTWPDRDRFVLSKGHACPVWYAALAERGFFPVEELLTFRRMNSRLQGHPELGTTPGVENAAGAEGQGLSFSVGLALAARIDHKPWRVYCIMGDGEQDVGQTWEAAMAGAKYGLDNVTAFVDRNGIQQEGRTEDIMPLEPLMDKWRAFNWHALTIDGHDFRQILAAIDEAQRTKGRPTVIIARTVKGKGVSFMENKIKYHGAATTEEEYKQALAELVVPS, encoded by the coding sequence ATGGCGGAGATCACCGAGGAGACGATCGCGGATCTCAAGAAGCAGGCGACGATCCTCCGGCGGCACATCATCGAGATGACCCATCACGCCCAGAGTGGCCATCCCGGCGGCTCGCTGAGCGCGTGCGACCTCGTGACCGCACTCTACTTCCACGTGCTCCGCGTCGATCCGAAGAATCCGACGTGGCCGGATCGTGATCGGTTCGTGCTGAGCAAGGGCCACGCGTGCCCGGTCTGGTACGCGGCGCTCGCGGAGCGGGGCTTCTTTCCCGTCGAGGAGCTCCTTACTTTCCGCAGGATGAACAGCCGCCTCCAGGGCCATCCCGAGCTCGGGACGACGCCCGGGGTGGAGAACGCCGCGGGCGCGGAAGGGCAGGGGCTCTCCTTCTCCGTGGGCCTCGCCCTGGCGGCGAGGATCGACCACAAGCCCTGGCGCGTGTACTGCATCATGGGGGACGGCGAGCAGGACGTCGGGCAGACGTGGGAGGCCGCGATGGCGGGCGCGAAGTACGGGCTCGACAACGTCACGGCGTTCGTCGACCGGAACGGGATCCAGCAGGAGGGGCGCACGGAGGACATCATGCCCCTGGAGCCGCTCATGGACAAGTGGCGGGCGTTCAACTGGCACGCGCTCACGATCGACGGCCACGACTTCCGCCAGATCCTCGCGGCGATCGACGAGGCGCAGCGGACGAAAGGCCGGCCCACGGTGATCATCGCCCGCACGGTCAAGGGCAAGGGCGTCTCCTTCATGGAGAACAAGATCAAGTACCACGGGGCCGCAACCACGGAGGAGGAGTACAAGCAGGCCCTCGCCGAGCTGGTGGTGCCCTCGTGA